One stretch of Thalassovita sp. DNA includes these proteins:
- a CDS encoding MFS transporter produces the protein MSGIRTPWRAVAAMFAMNGALYGMWAARVPAVAEKFDLSHAVLGGLLLLLAGGAILAFPFAGRAADQMGAARVTLWLALANLVTLLLIGIAPSFWVLALALLLFGASHGAMDVTMNTWATEVERTMARPVMSSFHAMWSVGTAMGAISGYLALKAQLGLLPHFAAAGLVLSALFYWFGSINWQSDTHHGEQKGPIFTLPKGILLFAGLMAFGAAMGEGAMADWSAVYMVDVAGVSEADAALGFTVFSGAMVAMRLAGDRVIRAFGPVATARGAGVVAFSGALLVVGFATPDISVLGFALMGLGYAVVIPIAFTRAANDPNMSPGRAISSVSTLSYGGILLGPPLIGFVAEASSLRFGFGILAALALLIICFAFAVRPVAGSAVTAKAAK, from the coding sequence ATGAGCGGGATCAGAACCCCTTGGCGGGCAGTGGCAGCGATGTTTGCGATGAACGGGGCGCTCTATGGCATGTGGGCGGCGCGGGTGCCTGCGGTGGCGGAGAAGTTTGACCTCAGCCACGCAGTGCTGGGCGGTTTGCTGTTGCTGCTGGCAGGCGGCGCGATCCTGGCCTTTCCTTTTGCCGGGCGCGCGGCGGATCAGATGGGCGCGGCGCGGGTGACCCTGTGGCTGGCGCTTGCCAATCTGGTGACGCTGCTGCTGATCGGGATCGCGCCCAGTTTCTGGGTGCTGGCCCTGGCGCTGCTGCTGTTTGGGGCCAGCCACGGTGCCATGGATGTCACCATGAACACCTGGGCCACTGAGGTCGAACGTACAATGGCGCGGCCGGTGATGTCCTCCTTCCACGCGATGTGGAGCGTTGGCACGGCGATGGGGGCGATCAGCGGCTATCTGGCGCTGAAGGCGCAGCTGGGTCTGCTGCCCCACTTTGCGGCGGCGGGGCTGGTGCTGTCGGCGCTGTTTTACTGGTTCGGGTCGATCAACTGGCAGTCAGACACCCATCATGGCGAACAGAAAGGGCCGATCTTCACCCTGCCCAAGGGGATCTTGCTGTTTGCCGGTCTGATGGCCTTTGGCGCCGCCATGGGTGAAGGCGCCATGGCGGATTGGAGCGCGGTCTATATGGTGGATGTGGCCGGTGTCAGTGAGGCCGATGCGGCGCTTGGCTTCACGGTCTTCTCGGGCGCGATGGTGGCGATGCGGCTGGCCGGGGACCGGGTGATCCGGGCCTTTGGTCCGGTGGCCACGGCACGCGGCGCTGGCGTGGTGGCCTTTTCCGGTGCTTTGCTGGTTGTCGGCTTTGCTACGCCGGACATCAGCGTCCTTGGGTTTGCGCTGATGGGGCTGGGTTATGCGGTGGTGATCCCGATCGCCTTTACCCGCGCGGCCAATGATCCAAACATGTCACCGGGCCGCGCAATATCTTCGGTCTCAACCCTCAGCTATGGCGGTATCCTCCTCGGGCCGCCACTGATCGGGTTCGTGGCCGAGGCCAGTTCTTTGCGGTTCGGCTTTGGCATCCTTGCGGCCTTGGCGCTGCTGATCATCTGCTTTGCCTTTGCCGTGCGTCCCGTTGCGGGATCCGCAGTCACAGCAAAAGCAGCCAAGTAA
- a CDS encoding MerR family transcriptional regulator: MAKSPDAFRTISEVAEWLDRPAHVLRFWESKFTQVKPVKRAGGRRYYRRQDMLLLGGIKTLLHDEGMTIKGVQKLLRENGVKHVTAMSQPLDGDPDPAPVVDAAAVAPEPAADEAGDNLVVFPSPAEDSAKKSAKKKPPFEREPEQAMLFEMADSVAPELDDIYRASSEDTAPEVEEPEDVPLPFGEAEARDLPADTDTVATPTASAAEAPTEPVAELTAPADPAPFPGHLTALLDPAARIRDGKHDDAMVVRNRLQDHLTAVKKRL; encoded by the coding sequence ATGGCGAAGTCGCCAGACGCCTTCAGAACGATCAGCGAAGTGGCCGAGTGGTTGGATCGCCCGGCCCATGTTTTGCGTTTCTGGGAAAGCAAATTCACCCAAGTGAAGCCGGTGAAACGCGCCGGTGGACGCCGGTATTACCGCCGTCAGGACATGCTGTTGCTGGGGGGCATCAAAACCCTGCTGCATGACGAAGGCATGACCATCAAAGGCGTGCAGAAGCTGCTGCGCGAAAATGGCGTGAAACATGTCACCGCCATGTCGCAACCGCTGGATGGCGATCCAGACCCCGCCCCCGTGGTGGACGCTGCTGCCGTCGCGCCTGAACCCGCAGCTGATGAGGCGGGCGACAACCTTGTTGTCTTCCCCAGCCCGGCCGAGGATAGCGCCAAGAAATCCGCGAAGAAAAAGCCCCCCTTTGAGCGTGAGCCGGAACAGGCCATGCTGTTTGAGATGGCAGATTCCGTGGCGCCTGAGCTGGATGACATCTACCGCGCCTCATCCGAGGACACCGCCCCTGAGGTGGAAGAACCCGAAGACGTGCCCCTGCCCTTTGGTGAGGCAGAGGCGCGCGATCTGCCGGCTGATACCGATACTGTTGCCACCCCGACCGCCTCGGCGGCTGAGGCACCGACAGAACCGGTGGCAGAGCTGACAGCGCCAGCAGACCCCGCGCCGTTCCCCGGCCACCTGACCGCGCTGCTGGATCCAGCTGCACGGATCAGGGATGGCAAACACGACGATGCGATGGTGGTGCGGAACCGGTTGCAGGATCATCTGACGGCGGTGAAAAAACGGCTCTGA